The following coding sequences are from one Zalophus californianus isolate mZalCal1 chromosome 5, mZalCal1.pri.v2, whole genome shotgun sequence window:
- the TRIM11 gene encoding E3 ubiquitin-protein ligase TRIM11, with the protein MAAPDLSTNLQEEATCAICLDYFTDPVMTDCGHNFCRECIRRCWGQPEGPYACPECRELSPQRNLRPNRPLAKMAEMARRLHPPSPVPQGVCAAHREPLAAFCGDELRLLCAACERSGEHWTHRVRPLQDAADDLKGKLEKSLEHLRKQMEDALLFQAQAEETCALWQKMVESQRQNVLAEFERLRRLLAEDERRLLRRLEDEELEVLPPLRDSAARLGQQSAQLAQLIAELEGRCQLPALGLLQDIRDTLRRVQDVKLQPPEVVPMEMRTVCRVPGLLEALRRFRGDVTLDPDTANPELVLSEDRKSVRRGDLRQALPDSPERFDPGPCVLGREPLTSGRHYWEVEVGERASWALGVCRENANRKEKGELFAGNGFWILVFLGSYYNSSERAFAPLRDPPRRVGIFLDYEAGHLSFYSATDGSLLYAFPETPFSGTLRALFSPLSSSPTPMTICRLKGGPGDSLASQ; encoded by the exons ATGGCCGCCCCCGACCTGTCCACCAACCTCCAGGAGGAGGCCACCTGCGCCATCTGCCTTGACTACTTCACGGACCCGGTGATGACCGACTGCGGCCACAACTTCTGCCGCGAGTGCATCCGGCGCTGCTGGGGCCAGCCCGAGGGCCCGTACGCCTGCCCCGAGTGCCGCGAGCTGTCCCCGCAGAGGAACCTGCGGCCCAACCGCCCGCTCGCCAAGATGGCCGAGATGGCGCGGCGCCTGCACCCGCCGTCGCCCGTCCCGCAGGGCGTGTGCGCCGCGCACCGCGAGCCGCTGGCCGCCTTCTGCGGCGACGAGCTGCGCCTGCTGTGCGCGGCCTGCGAGCGCTCGGGGGAGCACTGGACGCACCGCGTGCGCCCGCTGCAGGACGCGGCCGACGACCTCAAG GGGAAGCTGGAGAAGTCCCTGGAGCATCTGCGGAAGCAAATGGAGGATGCACTGCTGTTCCAGGCGCAGGCTGAGGAGACCTGTGCCTTGTGGCAG AAGATGGTGGAGAGCCAGCGGCAGAACGTGCTGGCGGAGTTCGAGCGGCTGCGCCGGCTGCTTGCAGAGGATGAGCGGCGTCTGCTGCGGAGGCTGGAGGACGAAGAGCTGGAGGTGCTGCCCCCGCTGCGGGACAGCGCGGCCCGCCTGGGGCAGCAGAGCGCCCAGCTGGCCCAGCTCATCGCTGAGCTGGAGGGGCGCTGCCAGCTGCCGGCGCTGGGGTTGCTGCAG GACATCAGGGACACCCTGCGCAG GGTCCAGGATGTGAAGCTGCAGCCGCCTGAGGTGGTACCCATGGAGATGAGGACGGTGTGCAGGGTTCCGGGGCTGCTGGAGGCCCTGCGCAGATTCCGAG GGGACGTGACCCTGGACCCCGACACCGCCAACCCCGAGCTGGTCCTGTCGGAAGACAGGAAGAGCGTGCGGCGGGGGGACCTGCGGCAGGCCCTGCCCGACAGCCCCGAGCGGTTCGACCCCGGGCCCTGCGTGCTGGGCCGGGAGCCCCTCACCTCGGGCCGCCATTactgggaggtggaggtgggagagCGGGCCAGCTGGGCGCTGGGCGTGTGCAGGGAGAACGCCAACCGCAAGGAGAAGGGTGAGCTGTTCGCGGGCAACGGGTTCTGGATCCTGGTGTTCCTAGGCAGCTACTACAACTCCTCCGAGCGGGCCTTCGCCCCCCTCCGGGACCCACCGCGGCGCGTGGGCATCTTCCTGGACTATGAGGCCGGACATCTGTCCTTCTACAGCGCCACCGACGGCTCCCTCTTGTACGCCTTCCCCGAGACCCCCTTCTCGGGGACCCTCCGGGCCCTGTTCTCGCCTCTGTCCAGCAGCCCGACCCCCATGACCATCTGCAGGCTGAAAGGCGGGCCTGGGGACTCGCTGGCTTCCCAGTGA
- the TRIM17 gene encoding E3 ubiquitin-protein ligase TRIM17 isoform X1, giving the protein MVVSTQTQAFPGAVCALGCGRPSRCGPRPPPRNLQEAATGSICLDYFTDPVMTTCGHNFCRECIRLTWEKAKGRKGGRKWRGPFPCPECRELSPQRNLRPNRGLTKVAEMVRQHPAFQSRDLCSVHQELLRLFCEDDQSPICVVCSESWENRPHRVVPVEEAVQEYKLKLEADMGYLREEMMKLGKLQAREKQTLAEWQVKVNEHRQRILLEFEKMGLLLLEKEQCLLQALKQEGEVVARLRESAATLEKQSHALERLLLTLEDRDEHTPLQMLQDTKELLSRKNSLSVQYPEATPTVLRTVCRVPRQIEVLKSFQEDVVPDPATAYPYFLLYESRQKRYLTTPLEGAPHGKDRFLAYPSAVGRETFSSGRHYWEVGMNLTGDALWALGVCRDNVSRRDRVPKSPENGFWVVQLCKEKKYLPVTSAPTPVTLAEPPSHIGVFLDFKAGDVSFYNLKDGSHLHTYTQPELSGPLQTFFCLGALKSGQMVISPVTLWVKG; this is encoded by the exons ATGGTCGTCAGCACGCAAACGCAGGCTTTCCCGGGCGCTGTTTGCGCGCTTGGCTGCGGACGCCCTTCGAGGTGCGGCCCGCGGCCCCCTCCCCG AAACCTCCAGGAGGCGGCCACAGGCTCCATCTGCCTCGACTACTTCACGGATCCCGTGATGACCACCTGTGGCCACAACTTCTGCCGCGAGTGCATCCGGCTAACCTGGGAGAAGGCCAAAGGCAGGAAGGGGGGCAGGAAGTGGAggggccccttcccctgccccgaGTGCCGCGAGCTGTCGCCCCAGAGGAACTTGCGGCCCAACCGCGGGCTGACCAAGGTGGCCGAGATGGTGCGGCAGCACCCAGCCTTCCAGAGCCGGGACCTGTGCAGTGTGCACCAGGAGCTGCTCAGACTCTTCTGTGAGGATGACCAGAGCCCCATCTGTGTCGTCTGCAGCGAGTCCTGGGAGAACCGGCCCCATAGGGTGGTCCCCGTCGAGGAGGCGGTGCAGGAGTACAAG TTGAAGTTGGAGGCGGACATGGGGTACCTTCGGGAGGAGATGATGAAGTTGGGGAAGCTGCaggccagggagaaacagaccTTGGCCGAGTGGCAG gTGAAGGTGAATGAGCACAGGCAGCGCATCCTGCTGGAGTTTGAGAAGATGGGCCTCCTCCTGCTCGAGAAGGAGCAGTGCCTCCTCCAGGCCCTGAAGCAGGAGGGCGAGGTAGTGGCCAGGCTGCGGGAGAGCGCAGCCACACTGGAGAAGCAGAGCCATGCCCTGGAGAGGCTCCTGCTGACACTGGAAGACAGGGACGAGCACACACCCCTGCAGATGCTGCAG GACACGAAGGAGCTCCTGAGCAG GAAGAACAGCCTGAGTGTTCAGTACCCGGAGGCCACCCCTACCGTGCTGAGGACGGTCTGCAGGGTCCCCAGGCAGATAGAGGTGCTCAAGAGTTTTCAAG AGGATGTGGTGCCCGACCCCGCCACCGCATACCCCTACTTCCTCTTGTACGAGAGCCGCCAGAAGCGCTACCTGACTACTCCACTGGAGGGCGCGCCCCACGGCAAGGACAGATTCCTGGCCTACCCCAGCGCGGTGGGCCGGGAGACCTTCTCCTCGGGAAGGCACTACTGGGAGGTGGGCATGAACCTCACCGGTGACGCACTCTGGGCGCTGGGCGTGTGCAGGGACAACGTGAGCCGCAGGGACAGGGTCCCCAAGTCCCCTGAAAACGGGTTCTGGGTGGTGCAGCTGTGCAAGGAGAAGAAGTACCTGCCGGTCACATCTGCCCCGACCCCTGTCACGCTGGCCGAGCCCCCCAGCCACATAGGGGTCTTCCTGGACTTCAAGGCAGGGGACGTGTCCTTCTACAACCTGAAGGATGGGTCCCACCTGCACACCTACACCCAGCCTGAACTCTCCGGCCCCCTGCAAACTTTCTTCTGCCTCGGGGCCCTCAAATCAGGCCAGATGGTCATCTCTCCAGTGACCTTGTGGGTGAAGGGATAG
- the TRIM17 gene encoding E3 ubiquitin-protein ligase TRIM17 isoform X2, with amino-acid sequence MDALGLARNLQEAATGSICLDYFTDPVMTTCGHNFCRECIRLTWEKAKGRKGGRKWRGPFPCPECRELSPQRNLRPNRGLTKVAEMVRQHPAFQSRDLCSVHQELLRLFCEDDQSPICVVCSESWENRPHRVVPVEEAVQEYKLKLEADMGYLREEMMKLGKLQAREKQTLAEWQVKVNEHRQRILLEFEKMGLLLLEKEQCLLQALKQEGEVVARLRESAATLEKQSHALERLLLTLEDRDEHTPLQMLQDTKELLSRKNSLSVQYPEATPTVLRTVCRVPRQIEVLKSFQEDVVPDPATAYPYFLLYESRQKRYLTTPLEGAPHGKDRFLAYPSAVGRETFSSGRHYWEVGMNLTGDALWALGVCRDNVSRRDRVPKSPENGFWVVQLCKEKKYLPVTSAPTPVTLAEPPSHIGVFLDFKAGDVSFYNLKDGSHLHTYTQPELSGPLQTFFCLGALKSGQMVISPVTLWVKG; translated from the exons ATGGATGCCTTGGGCCTTGCCAGAAACCTCCAGGAGGCGGCCACAGGCTCCATCTGCCTCGACTACTTCACGGATCCCGTGATGACCACCTGTGGCCACAACTTCTGCCGCGAGTGCATCCGGCTAACCTGGGAGAAGGCCAAAGGCAGGAAGGGGGGCAGGAAGTGGAggggccccttcccctgccccgaGTGCCGCGAGCTGTCGCCCCAGAGGAACTTGCGGCCCAACCGCGGGCTGACCAAGGTGGCCGAGATGGTGCGGCAGCACCCAGCCTTCCAGAGCCGGGACCTGTGCAGTGTGCACCAGGAGCTGCTCAGACTCTTCTGTGAGGATGACCAGAGCCCCATCTGTGTCGTCTGCAGCGAGTCCTGGGAGAACCGGCCCCATAGGGTGGTCCCCGTCGAGGAGGCGGTGCAGGAGTACAAG TTGAAGTTGGAGGCGGACATGGGGTACCTTCGGGAGGAGATGATGAAGTTGGGGAAGCTGCaggccagggagaaacagaccTTGGCCGAGTGGCAG gTGAAGGTGAATGAGCACAGGCAGCGCATCCTGCTGGAGTTTGAGAAGATGGGCCTCCTCCTGCTCGAGAAGGAGCAGTGCCTCCTCCAGGCCCTGAAGCAGGAGGGCGAGGTAGTGGCCAGGCTGCGGGAGAGCGCAGCCACACTGGAGAAGCAGAGCCATGCCCTGGAGAGGCTCCTGCTGACACTGGAAGACAGGGACGAGCACACACCCCTGCAGATGCTGCAG GACACGAAGGAGCTCCTGAGCAG GAAGAACAGCCTGAGTGTTCAGTACCCGGAGGCCACCCCTACCGTGCTGAGGACGGTCTGCAGGGTCCCCAGGCAGATAGAGGTGCTCAAGAGTTTTCAAG AGGATGTGGTGCCCGACCCCGCCACCGCATACCCCTACTTCCTCTTGTACGAGAGCCGCCAGAAGCGCTACCTGACTACTCCACTGGAGGGCGCGCCCCACGGCAAGGACAGATTCCTGGCCTACCCCAGCGCGGTGGGCCGGGAGACCTTCTCCTCGGGAAGGCACTACTGGGAGGTGGGCATGAACCTCACCGGTGACGCACTCTGGGCGCTGGGCGTGTGCAGGGACAACGTGAGCCGCAGGGACAGGGTCCCCAAGTCCCCTGAAAACGGGTTCTGGGTGGTGCAGCTGTGCAAGGAGAAGAAGTACCTGCCGGTCACATCTGCCCCGACCCCTGTCACGCTGGCCGAGCCCCCCAGCCACATAGGGGTCTTCCTGGACTTCAAGGCAGGGGACGTGTCCTTCTACAACCTGAAGGATGGGTCCCACCTGCACACCTACACCCAGCCTGAACTCTCCGGCCCCCTGCAAACTTTCTTCTGCCTCGGGGCCCTCAAATCAGGCCAGATGGTCATCTCTCCAGTGACCTTGTGGGTGAAGGGATAG
- the LOC113938920 gene encoding uncharacterized protein LOC113938920, with product MERPNAEGTLLEGSSRPRSVREPGGVLREKGGSRVGRGDAGGHVARPCPAAARAGTSSSDRCETPTRLAVTPAPGADKGQAAERSVQRANHSAACHRATQRPANGEAAASIKAGAAGFSYAPAKARTEHTACKSTGGKAPRKQLATKVARQSARAAGGVKKPHRYRPGTVVLREIRRSPKSTELPIRKLPFQRLVREIAQDFRTDLRFQSSAVMALQEACEACLVGLFEDTSLCAIHAKRVPIMPKDIRLAKSIPCHTERKGWAAGTLAIPRGNKSPGPEPRTGIAEGRAQQVYSARFLGGWCSRGDGGRKELGLHCGWGMAGSMLSFLIGESRGARGPSSWPPHRPFLRGSVGE from the exons ATGGAAAGGCCGAACGCAGAAGGCACACTTCTAGAAGGTTCTTCTCGCCCCCGGAGCGTTCGGGAGCCAGGGGGAGTgctgagggagaaaggagggagccGTGTGGGGAGAGGCGACGCCGGCGGCCACGTGGCCCGACCCTGCCCCGCTGCTGCGAGGGCGGGAACAAGCTCGTCCGACCGCTGCGAGACCCCGACACGACTGGCAGTCACGCCGGCGCCGGGCGCAGATAAGGGGCAGGCGGCCGAGCGGAGCGTGCAGCGGGCCAATCACAGCGCAGCCTGCCATCGCGCCACCCAGCGGCCGGCCAATGGGGAGGCGGCAGCCTCTATAAAAGCAGGCGCTGCCGGG TTTAGCTACGCCCCGGCCAAGGCACGCACCGAGCACACTGCGTGCAAGTCGACCGGCGGCAAGGCGCCCCGCAAGCAGTTGGCCACTAAGGTGGCTCGCCAAAGCGCGCGGGCCGCCGGGGGCGTCAAGAAGCCGCACCGCTACCGGCCCGGCACTGTGGTCCTCCGCGAGATCCGGCGCTCCCCGAAGTCCACCGAGCTCCCGATCCGCAAGCTGCCGTTCCAGCGGCTGGTGCGCGAGATCGCGCAGGACTTCAGGACCGACCTGCGCTTCCAGAGCTCGGCCGTGATGGCCCTGCAGGAGGCGTGTGAGGCCTGCCTGGTGGGGCTCTTCGAGGACACCAGCCTGTGCGCCATCCACGCCAAGCGCGTCCCCATCATGCCCAAGGACATCCGGCTGGCGAAGAGCATCCCCTGCCACACTGAAAGAAAAGGATGGGCCGCAGGGACTCTCGCAATCCCCAGAGGAAACAAGAGTCCTGGCCCGGAGCCCCGGACGGGCATCGCGGAGGGGAGGGCACAGCAGGTGTATTCGGCAAGATTCCTGGGGGGGTGGTGCTCCCGCGGGGATGGGGGACGTAAGGAGCTGGGGCTGCACTGTGGCTGGGGTATGGCAGGGAGCATGCTCAGCTTCCTGATCGGAGAGTCCAGAGGAGCCAGGGGACCCTCCTCTTGGCCTCCTCACCGGCCCTTCCTAAGGGGCAGCGTTGGGGAATGA